Proteins from a single region of Nasonia vitripennis strain AsymCx chromosome 3 unlocalized genomic scaffold, Nvit_psr_1.1 chr3_random0005, whole genome shotgun sequence:
- the LOC103317583 gene encoding uncharacterized protein LOC103317583 isoform X1: MCYVRKYAITMLLKGLKNILDIKELPSDARTLLKTPRSIEIIELASGIYSHYGLEKALHNQLESIDLNEIDGNKIFVQFSIDGLPLSKSSDTQLWPILGKIVGVENSNVFVVSAWYGSGKPSSANGYLEPFIHEYLDLNSNFVHRNITYLVYFHSLVADTVARNFVCCFPAHNSRCGRCIETGETINHRRVFLEMDSTLRNDINYRFNLPVQYQNVISPLEGVEGISITKQVPLDPMHLFSGVMLKLGLIYYNQYGQGIDASVRQGQLNRTYVQFNEWIPDEFVRGTRTLDQIDKFKCTELRLLLMYMGPVIFVNYITNEQMQNFNALNCAVRILSDSSECIKNNSCAKNLMIYFVQTMIELYGKDSVIYNVHNTIHIWDDFLNFGALNSFSAYPYENHLRTLKRMVVKGSYALSQIMNKINERSFISSATVDANKLGKDKFRLVVCSKIVFKNFILSCQIPNNCCLMEDKSIVVIEKIYHHNSEPVVLGRKYLDSHSLDNYPIDSRLIGINKSNRLSDLQEWTVNEIKKNI; the protein is encoded by the coding sequence ATGTGTTATGTTCGTAAATATGCTATCACAATGCTTTTAAAAGGGTTGAAGAATATTCTTGATATAAAAGAACTTCCAAGCGATGCACGTACGCTGTTGAAAACACCTAGATCCATCGAAATTATTGAATTGGCTTCAGGAATTTATTCTCATTATGGGTTAGAAAAAGCTTTGCATAATCAATTAGAATCTATAGATTTAAATGAAATTGAtggcaataaaatttttgtacaattTAGTATTGATGGGTTGCCTTTATCTAAAAGTAGTGATACTCAGCTGTGGCCTATTTTAGGGAAAATAGTAGGTGTTGAAAATAGTAATGTTTTCGTTGTATCTGCTTGGTATGGTTCTGGAAAACCATCAAGCGCCAATGGATATTTGGAACCTTTTATTCATGAATATTTGGACTTAAACAGTAATTTCGTTCACAGAAATATTACTTATCTAGTGTACTTTCATAGTCTTGTAGCAGATACAGTTGCTAGAAACTTTGTATGCTGTTTTCCAGCGCATAATAGTAGATGTGGTAGGTGTATCGAAACAGGAGAGACGATAAATCATCGAAGAGTTTTTCTCGAAATGGATTCAACCCTTAGAAATGATATAAACTATCGATTCAATTTGCCTGTCCAATATCAGAATGTAATATCACCATTAGAGGGTGTTGAGGGTATAAGTATAACTAAGCAAGTTCCACTCGACCCTATGCATTTATTTTCAGGTGTTATGCTAAAATTAggtttaatttattataaccaATATGGACAGGGAATAGATGCTTCAGTTAGACAGGGTCAGTTGAATAGAACATATGTTCAATTCAATGAGTGGATACCTGATGAATTTGTAAGGGGTACTCGCACTTTGGATCAGATTGATAAATTTAAATGCACAGAATTACGACTCCTTTTAATGTACATGGGACCGGTAATTTTTGTAAACTATATTACTAATGAGcaaatgcaaaattttaatGCTTTAAATTGTGCAGTTAGAATATTAAGTGATTCAAGTGagtgtattaaaaataattcttgcGCAAAGAATCTAATGATTTATTTTGTTCAAACAATGATTGAATTATATGGTAAAGATTCCGTGATTTATAATGTTCACAATACAATACACATATGGGatgattttttgaattttggagCTCTTAATTCGTTTAGTGCCTACCCGTATGAAAATCATCTGCGAACATTGAAAAGAATGGTTGTAAAAGGCTCTTATGCATTAAGTCAAATAATGAATAAGATAAATGAAAGGTCATTCATTTCTTCTGCTACTGTTGATGCTAACAAATTAGGTAAAGATAAATTCAGACTCGTAGTATGTTCAAAAATtgtattcaaaaattttattttaagttgtCAAATACCTAATAACTGTTGCCTTATGGAGGATAAAAGTATTGTAGTGATCGAAAAAATTTATCATCATAATAGTGAACCTGTTGTTTTAGGACGTAAATATTTAGATAGTCATTCTTTGGATAATTATCCTATAGACTCTAGGCTCATTGGTATAAATAAATCCAACCGATTATCAGATCTTCAGGAATGGACAgtgaatgaaataaaaaaaaatatttaa
- the LOC103317583 gene encoding uncharacterized protein LOC103317583 isoform X4, producing MYNSPGAQNQFHQSQRLRTRGSGRAMTFVVPAGNQNSEKGRSQLMPSMMQPHRGATFTANLPGHMMPAEFEQVAQRGYSCLSTPLSSTSEGLPKNTTSRTNVKRKSMEKDGKYHVNTAAKMPKFTGNFETSTEQFHESANSKTPVSFHHNSLVLKPVNSEILKSLQRSIPTTTKPALTKTACGGLPEGHKENNVPSHELPGGTTVNPTDAMMTPSPLTQQVFAQIAKKSTFVKTACGGLPERRKKIMFHRMNYLEEQLLISGMK from the exons ATGTACAATTCACCTGGAGCACAGAATCAGTTTCATCAGAGTCAGAGGTTGCGGACAAGAGGTTCTGGACGGGCTATGACATTCGTGGTGCCTGCAGGAAACCAGAACTCGGAGAAAGGGCGTAGTCAATTAATGCCATCAATGATGCAGCCGCATCGTGGAGCCACATTTACAGCGAATCTCCCTGGACACATGATGCCTGCAGAGTTTGAACAAGTTGCACAAAGAGGTTATAGTTGTCTGTCCACACCGTTGTCATCTACATCAGAAGGTTTACCAAAAAACACTACTAGTAGGACTAACGTAAAAC GTAAATCAATGGAGAAAGATGGGAAATACCATGTAAATACTGCAGCCAAAATGCCTAAATTCACAGGAAATTTTGAAACCAGCACTGAGCAATTTCATGAATCTGCAAATTCTAAAACACCTGTTTCATTTCATCATA ATTCGCTTGTTTTGAAACCAGTTAATTCTGAAATTCTAAAATCTCTCCAAAGATCTATACCGACAACAACGAAGCCTGCTCTAACAAAAACTGCTTGTGGTGGACTTCCAGAAG GCCACAAGGAAAATAATGTTCCATCGCATGAATTACCTGGAGGAACAACTGTTAATCCAACAGATGCAATGATGACACCATCTCCGTTGACACAGCAAGTTTTCGCCCAGATAGCAAAAAAGTCTACTTTTGTAAAAACTGCTTGTGGTGGACTTCCAGAAC GccgtaaaaaaataatgttccaTCGCATGAATTACCTGGAGGAACAACTGTTGATCTCAGGGATGAAATGA
- the LOC103317583 gene encoding uncharacterized protein LOC103317583 isoform X2, with the protein MKIPPPLPPHFFAQSFSPSNNSTGSQIEENVDTELDDTETIIQEGANVDENGVDILQHALNQSFLYAGQYAAPEETGNEEDLAIDPQLLHRTENNESENDNEGNHAAGVRMQDREINENYDNNRNAAQVAVNQNQTNMYAPVNQNRRNSIAYLQEENHHPDKYCIGCKNTCIHILKSLIELKEAIQNNPNMAIIPAPTFDLLPRLPFENVENLDDFDERLGDPREADMADQFEKLLASKGGNTLSKIVSKAMSAFITDELCKKIIWTGVKYTLKAEIMNFPSIVIKVVRKQFACKDSEAEEQIKDWLRRPSDRIAQAAKTQRNKMMRQERRLQRRGNRQNEN; encoded by the exons ATGAAGATACCACCTCCGTTACCACCACATTTTTTCGCCCAGTCATTTAGTCCGTCAAATAATTCTACTGGTTCTCAAATTGAAGAAAACGTGGACACTGAATTGGATGACACTGAAACTATTATACAAGAAGGAGCTAACGTGGACGAAAACGGAGTTGATATACTACAGCATGCCCTAAATCAAAGTTTTTTGTATGCAGGACAATATGCTGCACCTGAAGAAACaggtaatgaagaagatttgGCCATTGATCCACAATTATTACATCGtacagaaaataatgaatctGAAAATGACAACGAAGGCAACCATGCTGCTGGTGTACGAATGCAAGACAGAGAAATCAATGaaaattatgataataataGAAATGCAGCACAGGTAGctgtaaatcaaaaccaaacaaATATGTATGCGCCTGTAAATCAAAATCGAAGAAATTCAATTGCTTATTTGCAAGAAGAAAACCACCATCCAGATAAGTACTGTA tTGGATGCAAaaatacatgtatacatattttaaaatctttgatagAATTAAAAGAAGCAATACAGAACAATCCTAATATGGCAATAATTCCTGCACCAACATTTGATCTCTTACCAAGATTACCATTCGAAAACGTAGAAAATTTGGATGACTTTGATGAGAGGTTGGGAGATCCTAGAGAAGCTGATATGGCTGATCAATTT GAAAAATTATTAGCTTCAAAAGGAGGAAACACTCTTTCAAAAATCGTGAGTAAAGCCATGTCTGCTTTTATAACAGACGAGCtgtgcaaaaaaataatatggaCTGGAGTAAAATATACTTTAAAAGctgaaattatgaattttCCTTCTATAGTGATAA aagTTGTACGAAAACAATTTGCTTGTAAAGATTCAGAAGCTGAAGAGCAAATTAAAGATTGGCTGCGGCGTCCATCTGACCGTATTGCACAAGCAGCGAAAACTCAACGTAATAAAATGATGCGGCAGGAACGTAGACTACAAAGACGTGGAAATCGTCAAAATGAAAACTAA
- the LOC103317583 gene encoding uncharacterized protein LOC103317583 isoform X3, translating to MKIPPPLPPHFFAQSFSPSNNSTGSQIEENVDTELDDTETIIQEGANVDENGVDILQHALNQSFLYAGQYAAPEETGNHAAGVRMQDREINENYDNNRNAAQVAVNQNQTNMYAPVNQNRRNSIAYLQEENHHPDKYCIGCKNTCIHILKSLIELKEAIQNNPNMAIIPAPTFDLLPRLPFENVENLDDFDERLGDPREADMADQFEKLLASKGGNTLSKIVSKAMSAFITDELCKKIIWTGVKYTLKAEIMNFPSIVIKVVRKQFACKDSEAEEQIKDWLRRPSDRIAQAAKTQRNKMMRQERRLQRRGNRQNEN from the exons ATGAAGATACCACCTCCGTTACCACCACATTTTTTCGCCCAGTCATTTAGTCCGTCAAATAATTCTACTGGTTCTCAAATTGAAGAAAACGTGGACACTGAATTGGATGACACTGAAACTATTATACAAGAAGGAGCTAACGTGGACGAAAACGGAGTTGATATACTACAGCATGCCCTAAATCAAAGTTTTTTGTATGCAGGACAATATGCTGCACCTGAAGAAACag GCAACCATGCTGCTGGTGTACGAATGCAAGACAGAGAAATCAATGaaaattatgataataataGAAATGCAGCACAGGTAGctgtaaatcaaaaccaaacaaATATGTATGCGCCTGTAAATCAAAATCGAAGAAATTCAATTGCTTATTTGCAAGAAGAAAACCACCATCCAGATAAGTACTGTA tTGGATGCAAaaatacatgtatacatattttaaaatctttgatagAATTAAAAGAAGCAATACAGAACAATCCTAATATGGCAATAATTCCTGCACCAACATTTGATCTCTTACCAAGATTACCATTCGAAAACGTAGAAAATTTGGATGACTTTGATGAGAGGTTGGGAGATCCTAGAGAAGCTGATATGGCTGATCAATTT GAAAAATTATTAGCTTCAAAAGGAGGAAACACTCTTTCAAAAATCGTGAGTAAAGCCATGTCTGCTTTTATAACAGACGAGCtgtgcaaaaaaataatatggaCTGGAGTAAAATATACTTTAAAAGctgaaattatgaattttCCTTCTATAGTGATAA aagTTGTACGAAAACAATTTGCTTGTAAAGATTCAGAAGCTGAAGAGCAAATTAAAGATTGGCTGCGGCGTCCATCTGACCGTATTGCACAAGCAGCGAAAACTCAACGTAATAAAATGATGCGGCAGGAACGTAGACTACAAAGACGTGGAAATCGTCAAAATGAAAACTAA